In one Aeromicrobium wangtongii genomic region, the following are encoded:
- a CDS encoding ABC transporter permease, translating to MRSVALLGRPLVNFVFVIAASLGAWYALVTLTGVSELTTRLPQDVVGYLFTDEDAGQNRSEVLAALGQTILDAGIGFVAGLTAATLLATAMVMFGGVEAATMPMVMVLRTVPLVALAPVITLLFGNGFWCVAVMSGIVVLFPALVNIAFGLRTVTPQMRDVVTVYGGSSWDVLRRVAYPSALPSIFAAIRISVPGAITGALIAEYFTTTNSVGKAVNTSLALYQYDKLWSLIVVVTVVSVLGYLLAQLAETVVLTRYGQRAGRT from the coding sequence ATGAGGTCCGTCGCGCTGCTGGGGCGTCCCCTGGTCAACTTCGTCTTCGTGATCGCCGCATCGCTCGGCGCCTGGTACGCCCTGGTGACGCTGACCGGTGTCAGCGAGCTGACGACGCGCCTTCCCCAGGACGTCGTGGGATACCTGTTCACCGACGAGGACGCCGGGCAGAACCGCTCCGAGGTGCTGGCCGCCCTCGGCCAGACGATCCTGGACGCCGGCATCGGGTTCGTCGCCGGCCTCACCGCCGCGACGCTGCTGGCCACCGCGATGGTGATGTTCGGCGGTGTCGAGGCGGCCACGATGCCGATGGTCATGGTGCTGCGGACGGTCCCGCTCGTCGCGCTGGCCCCGGTCATCACGCTGCTGTTCGGCAACGGCTTCTGGTGCGTGGCCGTCATGAGCGGCATCGTTGTGCTGTTCCCGGCCCTGGTCAACATCGCCTTCGGCCTGCGCACGGTCACCCCGCAGATGCGCGATGTCGTGACGGTCTACGGCGGCTCGTCGTGGGACGTCCTGCGCCGGGTGGCGTACCCGTCCGCGCTGCCGTCGATCTTTGCCGCGATCCGCATCTCGGTGCCCGGCGCGATCACCGGCGCGCTGATCGCCGAGTACTTCACGACGACCAACAGCGTCGGCAAGGCCGTCAACACCTCCCTGGCCCTGTACCAGTACGACAAGCTGTGGTCGCTCATCGTCGTGGTCACGGTCGTCTCGGTGCTCGGCTACCTGCTGGCGCAGCTGGCCGAGACGGTCGTGCTGACCAGGTACGGGCAGAGGGCGGGACGCACCTGA
- a CDS encoding GntR family transcriptional regulator yields MAVTSPRRRSIFASRLVSSAPEGGQPRVLEDLRRAILDGDEPPGTVIPIDAVAAFFGVSQIPVRESLKILTGEGLVEHRPHIGYSVAKLRFEEFRELYDVRQALETSALRASVPLATSDDDALVGSVHEALAEATRRGDEKGYHSQSRRFHMALIAPSGMQRLLRMYESAWNVTEPARPMARVSDGGRSQFHADHDRMIDAFVARDAERLVTESAHHYEHLRAAIAGFADDPDLFLGPE; encoded by the coding sequence ATGGCGGTCACGAGTCCCCGACGGCGATCGATCTTCGCCTCCCGGCTGGTCAGCTCAGCGCCGGAGGGCGGGCAGCCGCGGGTGCTCGAGGACCTGCGCCGGGCGATCCTGGACGGCGACGAGCCGCCGGGCACCGTGATCCCGATCGACGCCGTCGCGGCCTTCTTCGGCGTCAGCCAGATCCCGGTGCGCGAGTCGCTGAAGATCCTGACCGGCGAGGGGCTGGTCGAGCACCGCCCGCACATCGGCTACAGCGTCGCCAAGCTCCGGTTCGAGGAGTTCCGCGAGCTGTACGACGTCCGGCAGGCGCTGGAGACGTCGGCCCTGCGGGCGTCCGTCCCGCTCGCGACATCGGACGACGACGCGTTGGTGGGCTCGGTCCACGAGGCGCTGGCCGAGGCCACTCGCCGCGGCGACGAGAAGGGCTATCACTCCCAGTCCCGTCGCTTCCACATGGCGCTGATCGCGCCGTCGGGCATGCAGCGGCTGCTGCGGATGTACGAGTCGGCCTGGAACGTCACCGAGCCGGCCCGGCCGATGGCCCGCGTGTCGGACGGTGGGCGCAGCCAGTTCCACGCGGACCACGACCGGATGATCGACGCCTTCGTGGCGCGGGACGCCGAACGGCTGGTCACCGAGTCTGCCCACCACTACGAGCACCTCCGGGCGGCGATCGCCGGGTTCGCCGATGATCCCGATCTGTTCCTCGGCCCGGAATGA
- a CDS encoding NCS1 family nucleobase:cation symporter-1 — protein MTEIKNEPASPAAGHAPPGPGWAEKGYHPRLANDDLAPLEKQTWSSYNIFAFWMSDVHSVGGYVTMGTLFAIGLNAWQVFVALIVGIMIVQFFCNLVAKPSQVAGVPYPVTSRASFGVLGANIPAIVRGLIAVAWYGVQTFLAAASLNIVFLKLWPGLADFADVDTHGFLGLSYLGYVSYAILWVLQAALFWRGMEMIRRFIDFAGPAVYAVMFLMCGYMLMKVDFDIDLNLSSHQLSGWSLVWGFTAAIASVVAYFSGPMLNFGDFSRYASSFKEVKKGNLLGLPINFIVFSLLTVLTAAATVPLYGELITDPIETVERLDNTFAIVLGGFTFVVATIGINIVANFISPAFDFSHVSPQKISWRMGGMIAAVGSVLVTPWNWYANDDAILWTLGILGALIGPLFGILIADYYAIRRQTIDVDALFTMSEDGEYWYAKGYNPAAVKAVIVAGIASVGSVIVPEVLDVVTWLPSYSWFVGCGVGYVAYIVLARAQNVAGSGDRPLALTGDPAA, from the coding sequence ATGACCGAGATCAAGAACGAGCCCGCCTCGCCCGCCGCCGGGCACGCTCCACCCGGCCCGGGCTGGGCCGAGAAGGGGTACCACCCGCGCCTGGCCAATGACGACCTCGCGCCGCTGGAGAAGCAGACCTGGAGCTCGTACAACATCTTCGCGTTCTGGATGTCCGACGTCCACAGCGTCGGCGGCTACGTCACGATGGGCACCCTGTTCGCGATCGGCCTCAACGCCTGGCAGGTGTTCGTCGCGCTGATCGTCGGCATCATGATCGTGCAGTTCTTCTGCAACCTGGTCGCCAAGCCCAGCCAGGTCGCCGGCGTGCCGTACCCGGTCACGAGCCGTGCATCGTTCGGCGTGCTGGGCGCCAACATCCCGGCGATCGTGCGCGGCCTCATCGCGGTGGCCTGGTACGGCGTGCAGACCTTCCTGGCTGCCGCCTCGCTCAACATCGTCTTCCTCAAGCTGTGGCCCGGCCTGGCCGACTTCGCCGACGTGGACACCCACGGATTCCTCGGGCTGTCGTACCTGGGCTACGTCAGCTACGCGATCCTGTGGGTCCTCCAGGCGGCGCTGTTCTGGCGCGGCATGGAGATGATCCGCCGGTTCATCGACTTCGCGGGGCCCGCGGTCTACGCCGTGATGTTCCTGATGTGCGGCTACATGCTGATGAAGGTCGACTTCGACATCGACCTGAACCTGTCGTCGCACCAGCTCAGCGGCTGGTCGCTCGTGTGGGGCTTCACCGCTGCGATCGCCTCGGTGGTCGCGTACTTCTCCGGACCGATGCTCAACTTCGGCGACTTCTCGCGCTACGCCAGCAGCTTCAAGGAGGTCAAGAAGGGCAATCTGCTGGGGCTGCCGATCAACTTCATCGTGTTCTCGCTGCTGACGGTGCTCACGGCGGCGGCCACGGTGCCGCTGTACGGCGAGCTCATCACCGACCCGATCGAGACGGTGGAGCGGCTCGACAACACCTTCGCGATCGTCCTGGGTGGGTTCACGTTCGTGGTCGCCACGATCGGGATCAACATCGTCGCGAACTTCATCTCCCCGGCGTTCGACTTCTCCCACGTCTCCCCGCAGAAGATCAGCTGGCGCATGGGCGGCATGATCGCGGCGGTCGGCTCGGTGCTCGTGACGCCGTGGAACTGGTACGCCAACGACGACGCGATCCTGTGGACGCTGGGCATCCTCGGCGCCCTGATCGGGCCGCTGTTCGGCATCCTGATCGCCGACTACTACGCGATCCGGCGCCAGACGATCGACGTCGACGCGCTGTTCACGATGTCCGAGGACGGCGAGTACTGGTACGCCAAGGGCTACAACCCGGCCGCGGTCAAGGCCGTCATCGTCGCGGGCATCGCCTCGGTCGGCTCGGTGATCGTCCCGGAGGTGCTCGACGTCGTGACCTGGCTGCCGTCGTACAGCTGGTTCGTGGGCTGCGGCGTCGGCTACGTCGCGTACATCGTCCTCGCCCGTGCGCAGAACGTGGCCGGTTCGGGCGATCGTCCGCTGGCGCTGACGGGCGACCCCGCGGCATGA
- a CDS encoding aspartate/glutamate racemase family protein, with protein MRSAPVRILVVNPNSTESMTASIGACARAVAGPGTLVEAVSPDGGPVSIESHVEEALSVPGVLAQIAAGERDGADAFVIACFGDPGLLAARELATGPVIGIAEAAMRSAAYLGRGFSVVTTLERTVGHTWDLARAYGLERHCLGVHATGIPVVELETDPVAYATVLGAARAAMDTDGSDVIVLGCAGMADLCARLQDDLGVPVVDGVAAATVMARSLVELGLTTSGRSEFAPPKQAPVGQGRGCH; from the coding sequence ATGAGGAGTGCGCCGGTCAGGATCCTGGTCGTCAACCCCAACTCCACGGAGTCGATGACCGCCTCGATCGGCGCGTGTGCCCGGGCCGTCGCCGGCCCGGGCACGCTCGTCGAGGCGGTCAGCCCCGACGGCGGTCCGGTCTCGATCGAGAGCCACGTGGAGGAGGCGCTGAGCGTCCCGGGCGTGCTGGCGCAGATCGCCGCGGGGGAGCGGGACGGGGCGGACGCCTTCGTGATCGCGTGCTTCGGCGACCCCGGCCTGCTCGCGGCGCGCGAGCTGGCCACCGGCCCGGTCATCGGCATCGCGGAGGCGGCGATGCGCTCGGCGGCGTACCTGGGGCGCGGGTTCAGCGTCGTCACGACGTTGGAGCGCACCGTGGGCCACACGTGGGACCTGGCCCGCGCGTACGGGCTGGAGCGCCACTGCCTCGGCGTGCACGCGACGGGCATCCCGGTGGTGGAGCTCGAGACCGATCCGGTGGCGTACGCGACGGTGCTCGGGGCGGCGCGGGCCGCGATGGACACCGACGGCTCGGACGTCATCGTGCTGGGCTGCGCGGGCATGGCCGATCTGTGCGCGCGGCTCCAGGACGACCTGGGCGTGCCGGTCGTCGACGGCGTCGCGGCGGCGACCGTCATGGCCCGATCGCTGGTCGAGCTGGGTCTCACCACCAGTGGGCGCAGCGAGTTCGCGCCGCCCAAGCAGGCGCCGGTCGGCCAGGGACGCGGCTGCCACTAG
- a CDS encoding 4-(cytidine 5'-diphospho)-2-C-methyl-D-erythritol kinase, which yields MSSANVRVPAKINLCLGVGPVRDDGYHPLATVYQAVDLHDEVRAAVRDDDRITVTVHTDLDARSEIAVVPEDDDNLAVKAARLLRERTGVSAGADLAIRKVIPVAGGMAGGSADAAAALVACNDAWGTGLSRAELEELAAQLGSDVPFLLHGGNAIGGGRGETVSPVLARGSYHWVFAMADHGLSTKAVFAEFDRINAGSQVPDPVVPDALLSALRAGDAVALGQALSNDLTEAALSLRPELADTLAIGIEAGALGAILSGSGPTALFLASDEQNSLDIAFALTSASGCADVVQSRGPVAGARLI from the coding sequence GTGAGCTCAGCCAACGTCCGCGTCCCCGCCAAGATCAACCTGTGCCTGGGTGTCGGGCCGGTCCGCGATGACGGCTACCACCCGTTGGCCACGGTGTACCAGGCGGTCGACCTGCACGACGAGGTGCGCGCCGCGGTCCGCGACGACGACCGGATCACCGTCACGGTGCACACCGACCTGGACGCGCGCAGCGAGATCGCGGTCGTCCCCGAGGACGACGACAACCTGGCGGTCAAGGCCGCGCGTCTGCTGCGCGAGCGGACGGGTGTGTCGGCCGGCGCCGACCTGGCGATCCGCAAGGTCATCCCGGTGGCGGGCGGCATGGCCGGCGGATCGGCCGACGCCGCGGCGGCGCTCGTGGCGTGCAACGATGCCTGGGGCACCGGTCTGAGCCGGGCCGAGCTGGAAGAGCTCGCGGCCCAGCTCGGCAGCGACGTCCCGTTCCTGTTGCACGGTGGCAACGCGATCGGCGGCGGACGCGGCGAGACCGTCAGCCCGGTGCTGGCCCGTGGCTCGTACCACTGGGTCTTCGCGATGGCCGATCACGGATTGTCGACCAAGGCCGTGTTCGCCGAGTTCGACCGGATCAACGCCGGCTCCCAGGTCCCCGACCCGGTGGTGCCCGATGCGCTGCTGTCCGCGCTGCGCGCCGGGGACGCCGTGGCGCTCGGCCAGGCGCTGTCCAACGACCTGACCGAGGCGGCGCTGTCGCTGCGCCCCGAGCTGGCCGACACCCTGGCCATCGGCATCGAGGCCGGCGCGCTCGGCGCGATCTTGTCGGGCTCCGGCCCGACGGCGCTGTTCCTGGCCTCCGACGAGCAGAACAGCCTCGACATCGCCTTCGCCCTGACCAGCGCCTCAGGCTGCGCCGACGTCGTCCAGTCCCGCGGCCCCGTCGCCGGCGCCCGCTTGATCTGA
- a CDS encoding ABC-F family ATP-binding cassette domain-containing protein, whose translation MAHLLGVEQIALDFPTKTVFESVTIGIDEGDRIGIVGRNGDGKSTLLRIFAGTLQPDSGRVTTRGGVTIGMLDQTDTLDQDGTVGHAIVGDKQDYEWAGDPKIRDVIGGLVSDIPWDATVGTLSGGQRRRVALARLLVGDDDVLFLDEPTNHLDVEGITWLAGHLKSRWSANAGGLLVVTHDRWFLDEVCTATWEVHDGIVEPFEGGYAAYILQRVERDRHASATESKRQNLMRKELAWLRRGAPARTSKPKFRIDAANELIANEPPPRDPIQLKQMATSRLGKDVVDILDVSVSYGDKQVLKGVEWRIGPGERTGILGANGAGKSTLLGLVTGKVEPTTGRVKKGKTVKVVTLTQELNELKDVGADRVSDVVGRQRTAYVSGGKEMTPSQLLERLGFSSAQMSTPVRDLSGGQKRRLQLLLILLDEPNVLVLDEPTNDLDTDMLAAMEDLLDSWPGTLLVVSHDRYLLERITDQQYAILDGHLRHLPGGVDQYLRLRKEQDSPAASNPSTAGHVKASKLSSAEERTTRKEVGSIERKMAKLTARIDALHAELAEHDPADVPGLLARSNEVKDLEAQVATHEERWLELTELLES comes from the coding sequence GTGGCTCATCTTCTCGGCGTGGAACAGATCGCGCTCGACTTCCCCACCAAGACCGTCTTCGAGTCGGTCACCATCGGCATCGACGAGGGCGACCGGATCGGCATCGTCGGACGCAACGGCGACGGCAAGTCGACGCTCCTGCGCATCTTCGCCGGGACCCTGCAGCCCGACTCCGGGCGCGTCACGACCCGCGGCGGGGTGACGATCGGGATGCTCGACCAGACCGACACGCTCGACCAGGACGGCACGGTCGGTCACGCGATCGTCGGCGACAAGCAGGACTACGAGTGGGCCGGGGACCCGAAGATCCGCGACGTCATCGGCGGCCTGGTCTCCGACATCCCGTGGGACGCCACGGTCGGCACGCTGTCGGGCGGACAGCGCCGTCGCGTCGCCCTCGCCCGGCTGCTGGTCGGCGACGACGACGTCCTGTTCCTGGACGAGCCCACCAACCACCTCGACGTCGAGGGCATCACCTGGCTCGCCGGGCACCTGAAGTCTCGGTGGTCGGCCAATGCCGGCGGCCTGCTCGTGGTGACCCACGACCGCTGGTTCCTCGACGAGGTCTGCACCGCGACGTGGGAGGTGCACGACGGCATCGTCGAGCCCTTCGAGGGCGGCTACGCGGCCTACATCCTGCAGCGGGTGGAGCGCGACCGGCACGCCTCGGCGACCGAGTCCAAGCGGCAGAACCTGATGCGCAAGGAGCTGGCGTGGCTGCGGCGCGGCGCGCCCGCGCGGACGTCCAAGCCGAAGTTCCGCATCGACGCGGCCAATGAGCTGATCGCCAACGAGCCGCCGCCGCGCGACCCGATCCAGCTCAAGCAGATGGCCACCTCGCGCCTGGGCAAGGACGTCGTCGACATCCTCGACGTCTCGGTGTCGTACGGCGACAAGCAGGTGCTCAAGGGCGTCGAGTGGCGCATCGGGCCCGGTGAGCGCACCGGCATCCTGGGCGCCAACGGCGCCGGCAAGTCGACGCTGCTGGGCCTGGTGACCGGCAAGGTCGAGCCGACGACCGGCCGGGTCAAGAAGGGCAAGACCGTCAAGGTCGTGACGCTGACGCAGGAGCTCAACGAGCTCAAGGACGTCGGCGCCGACCGGGTCAGTGACGTCGTCGGACGCCAGCGCACGGCGTATGTCTCCGGCGGCAAGGAGATGACGCCCTCGCAGCTGCTGGAGCGCCTCGGCTTCTCCAGCGCGCAGATGTCGACTCCTGTGCGCGATCTGTCCGGTGGGCAGAAGCGCCGTCTGCAGCTGCTGCTGATCCTGCTCGACGAGCCGAACGTCCTGGTGCTCGACGAGCCGACCAACGACCTGGACACCGACATGCTCGCGGCGATGGAGGACCTGCTGGACTCCTGGCCCGGGACGCTGCTCGTCGTCTCCCACGACCGCTACCTGCTCGAGCGCATCACCGATCAGCAGTACGCGATCCTCGACGGCCACCTGCGGCACCTGCCCGGTGGCGTCGACCAATACCTGCGCCTGCGCAAGGAGCAGGACTCCCCCGCCGCGTCGAACCCGTCCACCGCAGGGCACGTCAAGGCGTCCAAGCTGTCGAGCGCCGAGGAGCGCACCACGCGCAAGGAGGTCGGCTCGATCGAGCGCAAGATGGCCAAGCTGACCGCGCGGATCGATGCGCTGCACGCCGAGCTGGCCGAGCACGACCCCGCGGACGTCCCGGGGCTGCTCGCCCGCTCGAACGAGGTCAAGGACCTCGAGGCGCAGGTCGCGACCCACGAGGAGCGCTGGCTCGAGCTGACCGAGCTCCTCGAGAGCTGA
- a CDS encoding MarR family winged helix-turn-helix transcriptional regulator has product MEDDVDRLIAAWQHERPDMDVSPMHVLSRVTRLAIHLDRARKAAFADQGLESSEFDVLSALRRAGEPYQLSPGQLVQETLVTSGTMTNRVDRLVRKHLVERLPDPADRRGVQVRLTDQGRAAVDGALDALLLAEKQLLAGLTPSEATQLADALRKLSQPFDR; this is encoded by the coding sequence ATGGAGGACGACGTCGACCGGCTGATCGCCGCATGGCAGCACGAGCGTCCCGACATGGACGTCTCCCCGATGCACGTCCTGAGCCGCGTGACCCGCCTCGCCATCCACCTGGACCGGGCCCGCAAGGCCGCCTTCGCCGACCAGGGCCTGGAGTCGTCGGAGTTCGACGTCCTGTCGGCGCTGCGCCGCGCCGGCGAGCCCTACCAGCTGTCTCCCGGGCAGCTCGTGCAGGAGACGCTCGTGACCAGCGGCACCATGACCAACCGGGTCGACCGCCTCGTCCGCAAGCACCTGGTCGAGCGCCTGCCCGACCCCGCCGACCGGCGCGGCGTCCAGGTCCGCCTGACCGACCAGGGGCGTGCCGCCGTCGACGGCGCCCTCGACGCGCTGCTCCTCGCGGAGAAGCAGCTGCTGGCCGGGCTCACGCCCTCGGAGGCGACCCAGCTCGCCGATGCGCTGCGCAAGCTGTCCCAACCATTCGACCGCTGA